From one Fibrobacter sp. UWP2 genomic stretch:
- a CDS encoding YicC/YloC family endoribonuclease, whose product MSIISMTGFGKSESTLNGTTCVIEVRSVNSRFLEIAAKIPKNFAYLENDFKAQIKEKLARGSVNLSITLGEGSVGNIPVCYNETAVSKFVEITKAMQAKYGIAGEIKLEHILAIPEVLQFTDAGADNDAWEKFLKAELDKALDGVIAMREKEGANLAADLTKRVAHLEDVLAKIEVLDPQRIEMWKVKFKERVDALMKDTEINDVRLLQEACIMADKLDIHEEITRFHSHNKLFLDALKKGGAQGKNLGFILQEMGREANTLGTKCQSADIAALAIELKNEIECIREQSLNIA is encoded by the coding sequence ATGTCCATCATTTCCATGACCGGGTTCGGCAAAAGCGAATCCACCCTGAACGGAACCACCTGCGTTATCGAAGTGCGCAGCGTGAACAGCCGTTTTCTTGAAATTGCAGCAAAAATCCCGAAGAACTTCGCCTACCTCGAAAACGACTTCAAGGCGCAAATCAAGGAAAAGCTCGCCCGTGGCTCGGTGAACCTCTCCATCACGCTCGGTGAAGGATCTGTCGGGAACATCCCCGTATGCTATAACGAAACGGCGGTGAGCAAGTTCGTGGAAATCACCAAGGCCATGCAGGCCAAGTACGGCATCGCGGGCGAAATCAAGCTCGAGCATATCCTCGCGATCCCCGAAGTACTGCAGTTTACCGATGCCGGCGCCGACAATGACGCGTGGGAAAAGTTCCTGAAGGCAGAACTGGACAAGGCCTTGGACGGGGTCATCGCCATGCGTGAAAAGGAAGGTGCGAACCTCGCAGCCGACCTCACGAAGCGAGTCGCCCACCTGGAAGACGTACTCGCCAAAATCGAAGTTCTGGACCCGCAGAGAATCGAAATGTGGAAGGTCAAGTTCAAGGAACGCGTGGACGCCCTGATGAAGGATACCGAAATCAACGACGTGCGCCTGTTGCAAGAAGCCTGCATCATGGCCGACAAGTTGGACATCCACGAAGAGATTACGCGATTCCACAGCCACAACAAGCTGTTTTTGGATGCGCTCAAGAAGGGCGGCGCGCAGGGGAAGAACCTCGGGTTTATCCTTCAGGAGATGGGCCGCGAGGCGAACACGCTCGGCACCAAGTGCCAGAGCGCCGACATCGCGGCGCTTGCCATCGAGCTCAAGAACGAAATCGAGTGCATCCGCGAGCAATCGCTAAACATCGCATAA